A portion of the Amyelois transitella isolate CPQ chromosome 2, ilAmyTran1.1, whole genome shotgun sequence genome contains these proteins:
- the LOC132902371 gene encoding uncharacterized protein LOC132902371 codes for MSMNLWWQGPEFLSKPESQWPLLKGYKNCDLPDIEVRCNTIINISDPIIKFENFSKLNKLVRTFAFVKRFIYNVQQPQNKFIGSLSVEELNNSFYILCALAQRESFQLEYDTLVKNKPLPNKCKILSLSPFLDHNHCIIRVGGRLDASDYSYEKKHPVLLHSSHHFTKLFFEQEHIRNMHAGPQLLLAVVRERVWPINGRRLARRVVNNCVRCKRIAGKTLSPKMGNLPIQRITPDHPFLSVGMDLAGPFLILNRRGRGSKLIKCYLCLFVCLRYKCVHLEAVSDLSKDAFLMAFRRFVARRGRPVEVFSDNGRNFVAAAKEIGQFLKQNSEPIVEFASQENIKFIFSPAYAPHFGGIFEAGIKSAKHHIKRILGNSHLTFEEITTLFAQVEAILNSRPLYPLSSSPNDFLPLSPGHFLIGRPLVSLPSPNLLDCKEITLRRYERLEKLRQHFWNKWQREYISELQQRSKWKTNCDKLQIGDMVLIQEDNIPPMNWRLGRVSRLFPGNDGVCRVADIDTTRGPVRRALVRLCPLVAPEADDQLG; via the coding sequence ATGTCAATGAATTTATGGTGGCAAGGCCCAGAGTTTTTATCTAAACCTGAATCACAATGGCCTTTGTTAAAAGGTTACAAAAATTGTGATTTGCCAGACATTGAGGTCAGGTgtaatacaattattaatatttctgatccaataatcaaatttgagaatttttctaaattgaataaattagtAAGAACATTTGCATTCGTAAaacgttttatttacaatgtcCAGCAAccccaaaataaatttattggtaGCTTAAGTGTagaagaattaaataattcattttatatattatgtgcCCTTGCACAACGTGAGTCATTTCAACTTGAATATGATAcattggtaaaaaataaaccattgCCCAATAAATGCAAGATTTTGTCACTATCGCCATTTCTTGATCATAATCACTGCATAATCCGCGTTGGTGGTAGACTGGATGCATCTGACTATTCTTATGAGAAAAAACACCCAGTTCTGCTCCACTCCTCTCAtcatttcacaaaattattcTTTGAACAGGAACATATTCGTAACATGCATGCTGGTCCACAGCTATTGTTGGCTGTGGTAAGAGAAAGAGTTTGGCCAATAAATGGTAGACGCTTAGCCAGACGAGTGGTTAATAATTGTGTGCGTTGTAAACGTATTGCAGGCAAAACTTTGAGTCCTAAAATGGGAAACCTTCCTATTCAAAGAATTACTCCAGATCATCCTTTTTTATCTGTGGGCATGGATCTAGCTGGACccttcttaattttaaatcgaCGAGGCCGCGGTAGTAAGCTCATTAAATGCTACCTTTGCCTATTTGTGTGCTTACGCTATAAATGTGTTCACTTAGAGGCTGTCAGTGACTTATCGAAAGATGCCTTTCTGATGGCTTTTCGTAGATTCGTAGCTCGTAGAGGAAGGCCAGTGGAAGTATTTTCCGATAACGGACGAAATTTCGTTGCTGCGGCCAAGGAAATCGGTCAATTTTTAAAGCAAAATTCGGAACCAATTGTTGAGTTTGCAAgtcaagaaaatattaagttcATTTTTAGTCCGGCATACGCTCCTCACTTCGGTGGTATTTTTGAAGCCGGGATAAAATCCGCGAAACACCATATCAAACGTATACTAGGTAACAGCCACCTAACATTTGAGGAGATAACAACATTGTTTGCGCAAGTTGAAGCCATACTAAATAGCCGTCCCTTGTATCCTCTATCATCCTCTCCTAACGATTTCCTCCCACTTTCTCCTGGACACTTTCTTATTGGAAGACCGTTGGTATCGCTGCCCTCTCCAAATTTGCTTGATTGCAAGGAGATCACATTAAGAAGATATGAACGCTTAGAGAAACTCCGCCAGCACTTTTGGAACAAATGGCAACGGGAGTATATTTCTGAATTACAACAAAGAAGCAAGTGGAAAACTAACTGCGATAAACTACAAATCGGTGACATGGTACTCATACAAGAGGACAACATACCACCTATGAACTGGAGACTTGGTAGAGTCTCCCGACTATTTCCTGGGAATGATGGAGTCTGCAGAGTAGCGGACATTGACACCACAAGAGGACCCGTACGAAGAGCATTAGTTCGGCTGTGCCCGCTGGTGGCACCTGAAGCAGATGATCAACTCGGTTGA
- the LOC132904023 gene encoding uncharacterized protein LOC132904023 — MLLIFMFSSKLDSQTLAKWEEYRNTLEDIPNLNNFKQFLINRADVLEAINRTNYDINSSNKRAPSFARSPQSQKTNSANNKNTKNISYTKSFASTNSERTNVFVCIICGDNHRIYDCAIFKAKSVQDKLSDVKKFKLCSNCLRQGHPLNECRMGPCRECKKRHNTLLHDPDSNKTSSTTESNIAVNHSSQNQQQVLLSTALIEVCNPVTRATSKVRALLDSGSQSSFISSSLKDELALNSTRIDNLRIIGIGNSNCNNVTESCTIKINSINTPFSVQLSCLVLNELTSGLPKTPIDIKTLKLPSSIVLADPTFYQPSKVDVLIGADLFWHVLGGEQRNLGPNLPKLHSSKFGWLISGPIYTKVNYNSVQCNHASVLQNADDEIHRMLPIFWNLEEVPNKTKLSDKDKFCEKHFLLNTTRLENGRFCVKLPLIDEPDCLGDTYALAKKRFINLEKRFKRNPTLKLEYSKFINEYKMLGHLTEITTKPEICYFLCHHAVLKETSESTKLRVVFDGSAPSTSGYSLNDILLSGPNIQDSLFSILVRARQYKYLLTGDIEKMYRQVEVTEPDRDLQLILWREKESDPIKILKLNTLTYGTASASYLSTRCVYQLGEECEDELIKNIIQSDFYVDDLITGCNNEIQLHYIQNKIANVLSSGCFNLRKYKSNLPSLVQDINSSSNSQESLMFSESTSTLGLGWNPVNDTLHFPTIDVPQNTVVTKRFILSQSFKIFDPLGILSPFIIIPKIMLQKLWLNKIDWDQPVPKDIEMSWNSFQNNVPSLRNLHIPRLTLSDDALGIEMHSFSDASQHAYGACVYMRSISTSGTVTVRLLCAKSRVAPVKPTTMPRLELCAALLSARLCKSVTDALKYSPMDS; from the exons ATGTTACTCATATTCatgttttcatcaaaattagaTAGCCAAACCCTAGCTAAGTGGGAAGAATATCGGAATACATTGGAAGATATTcccaatttaaataattttaaacaatttttaataaatcgtgCAGATGTACTAGAGGCTATAAATAGAACCAATTACGACATTAACTCCTCAAACAAAAGAGCACCTTCATTTGCACGTAGCCCTCAGTCACAAAAGACAAATAgtgctaataataaaaatactaaaaatatttcctaTACAAAATCTTTTGCTAGTACTAATTCAGAGCGGACAAACGTATTTGTATGCATTATTTGCGGTGACAACCATCGAATTTATGATTGTGCAATTTTTAAGGCGAAGAGTGTCCAAGATAAATTAAGTGAcgttaagaaatttaaattatgctCTAATTGTCTTCGTCAAGGTCATCCGCTTAATGAATGTCGAATGGGACCGTGTCGTGAATGCAAAAAACGCCACAATACGTTGCTTCACGATCCTGACTCTAATAAAACTTCATCTACTACTGAATCTAACATCGCGGTAAACCATTCTTCACAAAATCAGCAACAAGTACTTTTGTCTACCGCACTTATAGAAGTTTGCAACCCAGTGACAAGGGCAACATCGAAGGTTCGAGCTCTCCTGGATTCAGGAAGCCagtcttcttttatttcttcttctctTAAGGACGAGTTGGCATTAAACTCAACTCGTATAGATAATTTGCGAATTATAGGTATAGGCAATAGCAACTGCAATAATGTCACTGAGTCATgcactattaaaattaattctataAACACGCCTTTTAGCGTTCAGTTGTCTTGTTTAGTATTAAACGAGTTAACTAGTGGACTACCTAAAACTCCCATTGATATCAAAACACTAAAATTGCCATCTTCTATAGTCTTAGCCGATCCTACATTTTATCAGCCTTCTAAAGTTGATGTATTGATAGGGGCTGATCTATTTTGGCATGTACTTGGGGGAGAACAAAGAAATTTAGGTCCTAATCTTCCAAAACTGCATAGTTCTAAATTTGGCTGGTTGATTTCCGGTCCTATATATACAAAAGTAAACTACAACTCCGTTCAATGTAATCACGCATCTGTTCTACAAAATGCAGACGATGAAATACATAGAATGCTTCCTATTTTTTGGAATCTGGAAGAGGTTcccaataaaactaaattgagCGATAAGGATAAATTTTgcgaaaaacattttttacttaataccACAAGGCTAGAAAATGGTAGATTTTGTGTGAAGCTACCCTTAATAGATGAACCCGATTGCTTAGGTGATACTTACGCATTGGCTAAAAaacgttttattaatttagaaaaaagatttaaacgAAATCCAACTCTTAAATTGGagtattctaaatttattaatgaatacAAAATGTTAGGACATCTCACAGAAATAACAACTAAACcagaaatttgttattttctatGTCACCACGCTGTACTCAAGGAAACCAGTGAGTCAACTAAATTAAGAGTGGTTTTTGACGGTTCAGCGCCATCCACATCCGGTTATTCTCTTAACGACATTCTTTTATCGGGACCCAACATACAAGACTCTCTTTTCTCCATCCTAGTTAGAGCTAGACAATACAAATACCTACTGACTGGCGACATTGAGAAGATGTATCGTCAGGTGGAAGTCACTGAACCTGATCGTGACTTACAATTGATACTATGGAGAGAAAAGGAATCTGATCCcattaaaatactgaaactAAATACACTAACTTACGGCACAGCGAGTGCGAGTTATTTAAGTACTAGGTGTGTCTATCAATTGGGTGAAGAATGTGAAGATGAAttgatcaaaaatataattcaatcaGACTTTTACGTCGACGATTTGATAACTGGttgtaataatgaaattcaattacattatatacaaaacaaaattgctAATGTACTGAGTTCTGGATGTTTTAACCtaagaaaatacaaaagtaaTCTGCCCAGTCTAGTTCAAGATATCAATTCTAGTTCAAATTCGCAGGAAAGTCTAATGTTTAGCGAATCTACTAGTACCCTAGGTTTAGGCTGGAACCCCGTTAATGATACCCTACATTTTCCTACTATTGATGTTCCACAAAATACAGTTGTTactaaaagatttattttatctcaatcATTCAAAATTTTCGATCCACTCGGGATCCTTAGcccatttataattattccaAAGATAATGCTACAAAAACTATGGCTAAACAAAATAGATTGGGATCAGCCCGTTCCAAAGGACATAGAAATGTCTTGGAACAGCTTTCAGAACAATGTACCTAGTTTACGTAATTTACATATACCAAGATTAACTTTGAGTGATGATGCTCTAGGAATTGAAATGCATTCATTCAGCGATGCCTCACAACATGCTTACGGTGCATGCGTATACATGCGATCTATAAGCACTAGCGGTACAGTCACCGTAAGATTGTTGTGCGCAAAATCTAGAGTAGCTCCAGTGAAACCCACGACGATGCCGCGTCTCGAATTGTGTGCTGCTTTGTTGTCTGCGCGACTGTGTAAATCAGTAACAGATGCACTCAAATACTCACC CATGGATTCGTAA